The proteins below come from a single Tribolium castaneum strain GA2 chromosome 9, icTriCast1.1, whole genome shotgun sequence genomic window:
- the LOC657098 gene encoding ribonucleoside-diphosphate reductase large subunit translates to MVNTPTKNYVCKRDGRKEEVHIDKITSRIQKLCYGLNMEFVDPVSITLKVISGLYPGVTTVELDTLAAETAAMMTTNHPDYAILAARIAVSNLHKETKKQFSDVIDDLHKAVSSKTGRKTQMISDEHHAIVMKNADRLNSCIIYDRDFSYNYFGFKTLERSYLLKINGKIVERPQHMLMRVAVGIHGSDIDSAIETYNYMSEKYFTHASPTLFSAATPKPQLSSCFLVTLPEDNLEGISRCLTQCAMISKTAGGLGVSIHNLRAKGTTFRTTLAGTPKVSDGIVPVLRVFNNSARYVDQGGNKRPGACAIYLEPWHADILDFLNLKKNTGKEQLRARDLFFALWTPDLFMRRVKNDEKWSLMCPHQSPGLADCWGEEFEKLYEKYETDGRYVRQLPARDVWRAICVSQVETGTPYMLYKDACNRKSNQQNLGTIRSSNLCTEIVEFTSPDEIAVCNLASIAVNMFVKADRSGYDFNKLKEITKVVAKNLNKVIDLNYYPLPEARKSNLRHRPVGIGVQGLADAFILLRMPFDSPEAKALNRQIFETLYYGALEASCELAEKYGPYETYEGSPVSQGVLQYDMWGVTPTNLWDWSDLKKKIAKYGVRNSLLLAPMPTASTAQILGNNESTEPYTSNIYVRRVLSGEFQVVNQHLLKDLTERGLWDDTMKNQIIANYGSIQNIPGIPDDLKQLYKTVWEISQKVIIDMAADRGAFIDQSQSMNIHIAAPNYGVMSSMHFYGWDKGLKTGMYYLRTKPAANPIQFTVDKSKLITKTSTGVGKVQETKTTPEEEAALVCSLRNPEACEMCSA, encoded by the exons GATAAAATCACATCCCGGATTCAAAAATTATGCTATGGCCTAAATATGGAGTTTGTCGATCCT GTCTCAATTACACTGAAAGTTATTAGTGGCTTATACCCGGGGGTTACCACAGTTGAATTGGATACTTTAGCTGCTGAAACTGCCGCTATGATGACTACAAATCACCCTGATTATGCTATTCTTGCAGCTCGGATTGCTGTCTCCAATCTGCATAAAGAGACAAAGAAGCAGTTCAGCG ATGTGATCGACGACCTCCACAAGGCCGTCAGCAGCAAAACGGGCCGCAAAACCCAAATGATATCCGACGAGCACCACGCCATCGTAATGAAAAACGCCGACCGTCTCAACTCTTGCATAATCTACGATCGCGATTTCTCTTACAATTACTTCGGTTTCAAAACCCTCGAGCGTTCCTACTTGCTTAAAATCAACGGCAAAATCGTTGAGCGCCCCCAACACATGCTAATGCGCGTCGCTGTCGGCATCCACGGCTCAGACATCGACTCAGCCATCGAAACTTACAACTACATGTCAGAAAAATACTTCACACACGCCAGTCCTACACTCTTCTCAGCTGCAACACCCAAACCCCAACTCTCCTCCTGCTTTCTCGTAACTCTCCCCGAGGACAATCTCGAGGGCATTTCGCGCTGTTTGACCCAATGTGCCATGATTTCCAAAACGGCAGGCGGTCTAGGCGTCAGTATTCACAACTTACGGGCCAAAGGCACCACCTTTCGGACCACTTTGGCCGGCACCCCCAAAGTCTCAGACGGGATTGTGCCCGTTTTGCGCGTTTTTAACAACTCCGCGCGCTACGTGGACCAAGGGGGGAACAAAAGACCGGGGGCTTGCGCTATTTACCTCGAGCCTTGGCATGCCgatattttggattttttaaacttgaagAAAAACACGGGGAAGGAGCAGCTAAGGGCACGCGACTTGTTCTTCGCTTTGTGGACGCCTGACTTGTTCATGCGCCGGGTGAAAAACGACGAGAAATGGTCCCTGATGTGTCCACACCAGTCACCAGGCCTTGCCGATTGTTGGGGCGAAGAGTTCGAAAAATTGTACGAAAAATACGAGACTGACGGTCGCTATGTTAGACAGTTACCAGCGCGGGACGTTTGGCGCGCTATTTGCGTCTCCCAGGTGGAGACTGGCACCCCTTACATGCTCTACAAAGACGCATGTAACAGGAAAAGCAACCAACAAAATTTAGGCACTATCAGGAGCAGCAATTTATGCACGGAAATAGTCGAGTTTACATCACCCGACGAAATCGCCGTCTGTAACTTGGCCTCAATCGCCGTAAACATGTTCGTGAAAGCGGACAGGAGCGGCTACGACTTTAACAAGTTGAAGGAAATCACCAAAGTTGTGGCAAAGAATTTGAACAAAGTCATTGATCTGAATTACTATCCTTTGCCAGAGGCGCGTAAGTCGAATCTGCGCCACAGGCCGGTGGGAATTGGGGTTCAGGGCCTGGCTGATGCGTTCATTCTCCTGCGAATGCCTTTTGATAGCCCGGAGGCTAAAGCCCTAAACCGGCAAATTTTCGAAACGCTTTATTACGGCGCCTTGGAGGCTAGTTGCGAACTGGCCGAAAAGTACGGCCCGTATGAGACTTATGAAGGGTCACCGGTCAGTCAAGGTGTCTTGCAGTACGACATGTGGGGCGTCACTCCTACAAATTTGTGGGATTGgtccgatttgaaaaaaaaaatcgccaaatacGGTGTTCGCAATTCGCTACTTTTGGCTCCAATGCCCACGGCTTCGACTGCCCAAATTTTGGGTAATAATGAATCGACCGAACCGTACACTTCTAATATCTATGTGAGGCGGGTGTTGTCTGGGGAGTTTCAAGTCGTGAATCAGCACCTGCTGAAGGATTTGACTGAGAGGGGGCTTTGGGACGATACGATGAAGAATCAGATTATTGCGAATTATGGTTCGATTCAAAACATTCCGGGGATTCCCGACGATTTGAAACAACTGTATAAAACAGTCTGGGAGATTTCGCAGAAAGTTATTATTGATATGGCGGCTGATAGAGGCGCGTTTATTGACCAGAGTCAGTCGATGAATATTCATATTGCGGCCCCGAATTATGGGGTCATGTCTTCCATGCATTTCTACGGGTGGGATAAGGGTTTAAAGACAGGGATGTACTATTTAAGGACGAAACCGGCCGCTAATCCCATTCAATTCACAGTGgataaaagcaaattaattACGAAGACAAGTACAGGGGTTGGGAAGGTTCAAGAGACGAAAACTACACCAGAGGAAGAAGCGGCTCTTGTTTGTTCGTTGCGAAACCCCGAGGCTTGTGAAATGTGTAGTGCTTAA